The following is a genomic window from Clostridium sp..
GGAGCTATCAGTAAAGCTACTGCAGGTCTAGGCTCCAGCCTGGAAAGTTGACTTAATATTCCTTCCATAGTTACAGCAGCATAATTTGAACTCTCTATCCTGTCATTTACGGCAAACTCTATGAATACCAAATTCGGTTTCTTAACTACTACATCCTTTTTCAGTCTGAATAGTCCAAAAGCTGAGCCCGTACCACTAATTCCCGAATTCATTATATTAACTCTCTTATTTTTATATAAATTCTTTAAATATTCTCCTACTATATGTACATATGAATTTTTATAGTTAGAAGCTCCTGCACCATTAGTTATAGACCCTCCAAAAAATACTACATTAAAATCTTCCATAATCAAATCCCTCTCAATTCAGCAAACGTATCTACCAATCAATTTCTTTATTCAATATTCTAGTAAACTTTTCTGCGCCCCTCCAATTCAAATGGGACACATCCCCAAAATCATCATCATCAAATAAATCTGATCTGAAATAATCAATATACTGAAAATCATATTTCTGTCTTGTTTTATTTATTATAGAATGAAATTCTTCTTCAATTTTATCTGAAAAATATTTAGAATAATATCTGGTAACAGGATAAACTAACACTATAGGCTTTATATTATAATTTTTCAGAAACTTCAAATATTCTACAAAAATACTTTCATTTTCAGCTGCGGTTTTAGGATAATTTTTATTGCAGTCTCGCACAGCAGATTCCCTTCCTATTTTCCACTTGTCACTGTAATCCTTAAGTGTTGTGGGCATATCCCATTTAAAATCATAATTTCCCTTCTGATTTTTTCTGAATATATTATCTGCTATGTTTTTATTTATCCTGTAGCCTTCATACACTTTTTCTATATTTTTAAAATGATGTGCTGTTTTGAGAATAGGATAATAAATTACTGTCTTATTTGCCATGGCAGACAGTGACATATCATATTGAAAGCTATAATAGCAAAGTCCAATCAATACATATTTTATATGAGCTGCTTTCTGCGGAAAATTTTTCAAAATATATTTGACAGTATGATAATCATAAAACAAATCTTGATGCCTAACAGCAAATTTAAAAGATTTCTTACAACATATGTGTTCGCTGAAACCTATTTCTGCATAAGATATTCCAGTAGTCATCAATTCTATTTTCTCACTAGATGAAATAAATTTATCCAAATTGTATTTATAGTAATTGAAACAATTATCAATAAATACGCTGAATTGAAGTATTTTATCATTATCTACTCTCATATCAATCAATTGTCCATAAATTTCCTGATTGAATTGACTGCCTATTATTATATAATCATAGTTATATTTTTCTATTTTATCCGGACCTACAACAATTTTTCCATTCCTGGTACTGTCCCACCTACTGCTGTCATTATCCACATAAGCCAGTATATTCACATCATTGTTCAAAACATTTTCTGCCCAAATAGACATTCTACCCGTACCAAACATCAATATGTTATACAAAATATCACTCCCACATACATAATTTACAGTTCATGATTCACGGTTTACAATTTTTGTAAAATCCTATATATACAATTCAATTTTGTCCATCAATACGAGAGCCTCGTGTACAACAGCATCCATGTTGAAATATTTGTAGTTTGCCAGGCGCCCTATAAAATAGGTATTGTCAAGTTCTTTTGCTTTCTTCTCATATTTTTTATACAAGGTCTTGTTTTCTTTCCTGGGTATTGGATAGTAAGGTTCACCTTCAGCTTTTGAATATTCCTTTACAACAGTGGTCACAGGAGCTTTCTGTCCCGTAAAATATTTGTATTCCGTAATTCTTGTAAAGTCATAGTCATTGGGATAGTTTACCGTTCCAGCTTTCTGATAATATTCCACATCATAGGTTTCCTGGACAAATTCAAGAGATCTGTAGGGGAGATTTCCAAAACAGTAATTGAAAAAATAATCTATTGGACCGGTGTATATCAAACTCTTGTAGTTTATCTCATCTTTTATTTCAAAATAATCCGTATTAAACATTACCTTTATATTTTTATGATCCAAAATATTCTCAAACAACCTGGTATAGCCATGCTCCGGCATTCCCTGGTATTTGTTTGTAAAATACCTGTCATCTCTGCTGAACCTTATGGGAATCCTGGCTGTAACCTCACTATCCAGTTCTTCCGGGTAAAGATCCCACTGTTTTTTAGTGTATCCCCTG
Proteins encoded in this region:
- a CDS encoding chemotaxis protein codes for the protein MYNILMFGTGRMSIWAENVLNNDVNILAYVDNDSSRWDSTRNGKIVVGPDKIEKYNYDYIIIGSQFNQEIYGQLIDMRVDNDKILQFSVFIDNCFNYYKYNLDKFISSSEKIELMTTGISYAEIGFSEHICCKKSFKFAVRHQDLFYDYHTVKYILKNFPQKAAHIKYVLIGLCYYSFQYDMSLSAMANKTVIYYPILKTAHHFKNIEKVYEGYRINKNIADNIFRKNQKGNYDFKWDMPTTLKDYSDKWKIGRESAVRDCNKNYPKTAAENESIFVEYLKFLKNYNIKPIVLVYPVTRYYSKYFSDKIEEEFHSIINKTRQKYDFQYIDYFRSDLFDDDDFGDVSHLNWRGAEKFTRILNKEIDW
- the glf gene encoding UDP-galactopyranose mutase, whose translation is MFDYLVVGCGFAGSVCARVLAERNKRVLIIDRRNHIGGNAYDYYDNSGIMVHKYGPHIFHTENKRVWDFVSRFTTWRKYQHRVLSYVDGKMLPFPINVDTVNMLYGTHYDYLNIDEFYRTFADDSMDIKNSRDMIVSKVGEELYEKFFRGYTKKQWDLYPEELDSEVTARIPIRFSRDDRYFTNKYQGMPEHGYTRLFENILDHKNIKVMFNTDYFEIKDEINYKSLIYTGPIDYFFNYCFGNLPYRSLEFVQETYDVEYYQKAGTVNYPNDYDFTRITEYKYFTGQKAPVTTVVKEYSKAEGEPYYPIPRKENKTLYKKYEKKAKELDNTYFIGRLANYKYFNMDAVVHEALVLMDKIELYI